The genomic segment GGGCTGTGCTTGGCATAAAAACCGTGGTTGGGCTGGAGACACGTGTGTTTGTTTCTGAGTACGCGCAAAAGGTTATGAACTCGCCAAAAGAGCCCGGGGTGTGTTACTTCATGGGTACCGGGTTTTATAAAAAACCGGGAGTTCATACCGAACCTATGGCAATGATGACACGGATGCGTGATGCCGCAAAACAAAGGAATGCCGGGATTGTTAATAGGATTAATGAATACCTCGGAGACGTAAATCTTGATTATGACTCACACGTTGTACCTTTAACACCCGCAGGGAATGTTACTGAACGGCATATATTCGCGGCGTTAAGCCGGGTTGTTAATGACAAATTTAGTGCCGACCCGATGGAACACGCTAAGTATTGGGCAGAAAAAATCGCAATTACCCGCAAGGATGTTAGTGCAGTGATTGACCGTCCGGCGGATTTACAGGAACTTATCCGCGGGAGGTTAATGAAATACGGTGGTGTGGCGTATGTACAACCTGATGCCGAAAGTTTTCCTATACTCGACGATGTGGTACGTATGATAGTTTCAGCGGATGCGTTGCCGACACTCGCATGGCTTGATGGTACTAACGACGGGGAACGCGTATGCCAGAAGTATTTAGAATTTATGATTAACAAAGGCGTGGTTGCGGTGAATGTTATACCGGAACGCAACTGGAATGTTAATGATAAAACAAAAATGTTTAAGATAAGCAAACTACACGAACTTCTTACCATTGCACAGGATTTGCAGTTACCTGTAATCGCGGGGACTGAGATGAATAAGTACGGGCAGAGGGTGGTAGATGATTTCACAGTGCCTGACCTCGCACCGTATGTTGATGATTTCCAGCATGGCGCAGAGTTTATCTACGGGCATACCGTTATGGGTAAGTTGTTGAATAAAGGGTTTAACAGCGAGTGGGCACAGCAGGTATTCCCTGATCGTGTCCAGCGGACGGGGTATTTCACTAAGATCGGGGAATTAGCTCCGCCAGGGGTTGACGTAAAGGCATTAACCCATATCGCAGGGTTGTAAAAACAGAGTATAATAGGTATAACAATAACATGATTATGGAGAGTGAAAAATGTCAAAGCTGAACAACAAACTAGCGAAAAATGTTAAAACAGAGTTGGTTCAAATCGGGCGCAGGATCGCGGAGTACGCGCTTGTCGTTGGTCCCGGTGGAAATACCAGCGCACGGGCGGGTGATGTTGTGTATATGAAAGCCAGCGGTGCGTGTTTCGAGTCGGCTCTTGAAAAACATTATATTGGCGTGGAAATGAACACCTGTAAAGTTGTCGACGGTGCGATGCGGCCTACCTGCGAGATTAGTATGCACCTCGGCTGTTATGAAGTCCGGCCTGACGTTATGGCGGTGGTACATACGCATCCGGACTACAGTACTGCTTGGGCGATGAGTATAAAACCGTTACGCGCATTCACACCCGACTTCGCAGCGTTGCTTGGCCCGGAAGTACCGGCGTTACCGTTTATCGAGCCCGGCGGGAAAAAGTTGGCGGATGCCGTAAAAAAAGTTATTGCGCAAGGGTACAACTCTGTCTTCCTCTGCAACCACGGTTTGCTGACTGTTGGGTCGAACTTAACTGAAGCGTTCTACCGCACACTCCTTGTTGAATCAGCAGCGAAAACTGCGTTACTTGCCGAAGCTAACGGTACAATGAAGTATTTTACAAAAGCACAGATTAATGCAATTTATAATATGTCCGCGGAAAAGTATCGACGTGAATTACTGAAGAAGTATTGAGGGGTTTGTATGGTTGAAGTTAACAGAATCAGGTATTCCGCGCGGGTTGGTGTTGCAGCGTTGCCGTACCTCAGCGGGGTTACTATGGGCGAGTTTTATACGGATTTCGCGCGTTGCGCGGAATGTTATAGAACCGGGCGGATAAAATCAAAGGAAGTATTTGGTAA from the Elusimicrobiota bacterium genome contains:
- a CDS encoding class II aldolase/adducin family protein; this encodes MSKLNNKLAKNVKTELVQIGRRIAEYALVVGPGGNTSARAGDVVYMKASGACFESALEKHYIGVEMNTCKVVDGAMRPTCEISMHLGCYEVRPDVMAVVHTHPDYSTAWAMSIKPLRAFTPDFAALLGPEVPALPFIEPGGKKLADAVKKVIAQGYNSVFLCNHGLLTVGSNLTEAFYRTLLVESAAKTALLAEANGTMKYFTKAQINAIYNMSAEKYRRELLKKY